A single region of the Halorussus gelatinilyticus genome encodes:
- a CDS encoding DUF4013 domain-containing protein: MFKTALRYVVDSDDGTKTLLVGGLLTLFSWLLIPAVFVAGYLQRVLARTNAEEPAPSFDDWGDLFAEGLKAIVVTLAYFALPVVLLTAVAASLVVFSVETTVVESDAGLPTDPATVAEPVTNVGPDLLSVVVVFGGLALAGLTALVAWYVLPAALARLAVEGRLGAAFQFRPLWRVVTTNSYATGWLVALVVLVVGGALVGALASIPFVGWVLIPFATFYLDAVAFALYGQGYREATPTDRRETVGGSERATA; this comes from the coding sequence ATGTTCAAAACAGCACTCAGATACGTCGTAGACAGCGACGACGGCACCAAAACGTTACTCGTCGGCGGGCTACTCACCCTGTTCTCGTGGCTCCTGATTCCGGCGGTGTTCGTCGCGGGCTACCTCCAGCGCGTCCTCGCCCGGACGAACGCCGAGGAACCCGCGCCGTCGTTCGACGACTGGGGCGACCTGTTCGCCGAGGGCCTCAAGGCCATCGTGGTCACGCTGGCGTACTTCGCGCTCCCGGTCGTCCTGCTGACCGCGGTGGCGGCGAGTCTGGTCGTCTTCTCGGTCGAGACGACGGTCGTGGAGTCCGACGCGGGCCTCCCGACCGACCCCGCGACGGTCGCCGAACCCGTCACGAACGTCGGTCCCGACCTCCTGAGCGTGGTCGTGGTCTTCGGCGGTCTCGCACTCGCCGGGCTGACCGCGCTCGTCGCGTGGTACGTCCTGCCCGCCGCGCTCGCCCGCCTCGCGGTCGAGGGTCGGCTCGGCGCGGCGTTCCAGTTCCGACCGCTCTGGCGCGTCGTCACTACGAACTCCTACGCGACCGGCTGGCTGGTCGCGCTGGTCGTCCTCGTGGTCGGCGGGGCGCTGGTCGGCGCTCTCGCCTCGATACCCTTCGTCGGGTGGGTGCTGATTCCGTTCGCGACGTTCTACCTCGACGCCGTCGCCTTCGCGCTCTACGGACAGGGGTACCGCGAGGCGACCCCGACCGACCGCCGAGAGACCGTCGGCGGAAGCGAGCGAGCGACCGCCTGA
- a CDS encoding DUF4013 domain-containing protein: protein MLSEALVYPVRGEDREETLLVGAILVVTLGLLARLGVLAVLSLVPAVLLAGYAQSVFRATVESSGASAASADAPPRFGNVRTLAADGLRAVVVAVGYLSVPATVLVLTVGGASAGGRPESFGTTLFVFGAGTVVLFLSLGFAYLLPAALAGVARTRTLGAALDRGRLVRSARSGGYFVALVAAVVTSVVFAVALGSLAAFGRPGEVAALAGGFYALVVVARLVGRGVA from the coding sequence ATGCTCAGCGAGGCGCTCGTCTACCCGGTTCGCGGCGAGGACCGCGAGGAGACCCTGCTCGTCGGCGCGATTCTCGTCGTCACGCTCGGACTCCTCGCGCGACTCGGCGTCCTCGCGGTCCTCTCGCTCGTCCCCGCCGTCCTGCTGGCCGGCTACGCCCAGTCGGTGTTTCGGGCCACCGTCGAGTCGTCCGGCGCGTCCGCGGCGTCCGCGGACGCGCCGCCCCGATTCGGGAACGTCCGCACGCTGGCGGCCGACGGCCTGCGCGCGGTCGTCGTCGCGGTCGGCTACCTCTCGGTCCCCGCGACGGTCCTCGTCCTGACGGTCGGCGGCGCGAGCGCGGGCGGACGACCCGAGTCGTTCGGGACCACGCTGTTCGTCTTCGGCGCGGGCACGGTCGTCCTCTTCCTCTCGCTCGGGTTCGCCTACCTCCTGCCCGCGGCGCTGGCCGGGGTCGCCCGGACCCGGACCCTCGGCGCGGCGCTCGACCGCGGGCGACTCGTCCGGAGCGCGCGGAGCGGCGGTTACTTCGTCGCCTTGGTCGCGGCGGTCGTCACGAGCGTCGTCTTCGCCGTCGCGCTCGGATCGCTGGCCGCGTTCGGGCGGCCGGGCGAGGTGGCGGCGCTCGCCGGCGGCTTCTACGCGCTGGTCGTGGTCGCGCGGCTGGTGGGTCGCGGGGTCGCTTGA
- a CDS encoding DUF4013 domain-containing protein: MDWLRYPLSGETPARTLAVGAALSALGVLILPALVVTGYYGRVLDRSSRGADAPSFESVGDLLASGFRTWAVLAGYLLVGVVAVAVLGVITLVLGGANTGLGAAFGALVIGALLVTAVGLLAFPAWYFVPAALTRVAREQSIRAGFELRAVWRVISDRRYFARWLAGFGAFAGGSVGYAGLSALDVGVPLVGHVLGTGLNFYSGVVAVHLWGRGYAAASDESAVADSPATDSPAADSAPDSTADRADDREPGRSAEWGADAARWRERRREGGE; the protein is encoded by the coding sequence GTGGACTGGCTCCGATACCCGCTGTCGGGCGAGACGCCCGCTCGGACGCTGGCCGTCGGCGCGGCGCTGAGTGCGCTCGGTGTACTGATACTTCCCGCGCTCGTCGTCACCGGCTACTACGGCCGGGTCCTCGACCGGAGTTCCCGCGGCGCGGACGCTCCGTCGTTCGAGTCCGTCGGCGACCTGCTCGCGTCCGGGTTTCGGACGTGGGCGGTCCTCGCCGGGTATCTGCTCGTCGGCGTGGTCGCGGTCGCCGTTCTCGGGGTCATCACGCTCGTGCTAGGCGGGGCGAACACCGGCCTCGGCGCCGCGTTCGGTGCGCTGGTAATCGGCGCGCTGTTGGTCACGGCGGTCGGGCTACTGGCGTTCCCCGCGTGGTACTTCGTGCCCGCCGCGTTGACTCGCGTCGCCCGCGAGCAGTCTATCAGGGCCGGATTCGAACTGCGGGCCGTCTGGCGGGTCATCTCCGACCGGCGGTACTTCGCGAGGTGGCTCGCCGGCTTCGGCGCGTTCGCGGGTGGGTCGGTGGGGTACGCGGGTCTCAGCGCGCTGGACGTCGGCGTGCCGCTGGTCGGGCACGTCCTCGGAACCGGACTCAACTTCTACTCCGGGGTCGTGGCCGTCCACTTGTGGGGCCGGGGGTACGCGGCCGCGAGCGACGAGTCGGCGGTCGCGGACTCTCCGGCCACCGACTCTCCGGCCGCCGACTCCGCGCCCGATTCGACCGCCGACCGCGCAGACGACCGAGAGCCGGGCCGGTCTGCGGAGTGGGGTGCGGACGCCGCGCGCTGGCGGGAGCGCCGCCGCGAGGGCGGCGAGTAG